One genomic segment of Accipiter gentilis chromosome 29, bAccGen1.1, whole genome shotgun sequence includes these proteins:
- the STK38 gene encoding serine/threonine-protein kinase 38 isoform X2 — MAMTGPTPCSSMSNHTKERVTMTKVTLENFYSNLIAQHEEREMRQKKLEQMMEEEGLKDEEKRIRRSAHAQKETEFLRLKRTRLGLEDFESLKVIGRGAFGEVRLVQKKDTGHVYAMKILRKADMLEKEQVGHIRAERDILVEADSLWVVKMFYSFQDKLNLYLIMEFLPGGDMMTLLMKKDTLTEEETQFYIAETVLAIDSIHQLGFIHRDIKPDNLLLDSKGHVKLSDFGLCTGLKKAHRTEFYRNLNHSLPSDFTFQNMNSKRKAETWKRNRRQLAFSTVGTPDYIAPEVFMQTGYNKLCDWWSLGVIMYEMLIGYPPFCSETPQETYKKVMNWKETLTFPPEVPISDKAKDLILRFCCEWEHRIGASGVEEIKSNPFFEGVDWEHIRERPAAISIEIKSIDDTSNFDEFPESDILKPTVATSNHPETDYKNKDWVFINYTYKRFEGLTARGAIPSYMKAGK; from the exons ATGGCAATGACAGGCCCAACACCATGCTCATCCATGAGTAATCACACCAAGGAGCGAGTTACAATGACAAAGGTGACATTAGAAAACTTCTACAGCAATCTCATCGCACAGCATGAAGAACGAGAGATGAG ACAAAAGAAGCTAGAGCAAATGATGGAAGAAGAAGGCTTGAAAGATGAAGAG AAAAGAATCAGGAGGTCAGCACATGCACAAAAGGAAACAGAGTTTCTTCGCCTAAAGAGAACAAGGCTTGGTTTGGAAGACTTTGAGTCTTTAAAAGTAATAGGCAGAGGGGCTTTTGGAGAG GTGCGACTTGTCCAGAAGAAAGATACGGGGCATGTTTATGCAATGAAAATACTACGTAAAGCTGATATGCTTGAAAAAGAGCAG GTTGGCCATATTCGTGCGGAGCGGGACATTCTAGTGGAGGCAGACAGTTTGTGGGTTGTGAAAATGTTCTATAGTTTTCAGGACAAGCTAAACCTCTACCTTATCATGGAGTTCCTGCCTGGAG GTGATATGATGACACTGTTGATGAAAAAAGACACTCTAACAGAAGAAGAGACACAGTTCTACATAGCTGAGACTGTGCTAGCCATTGATTCTATTCATCAGCTGGGTTTTATCCATCGGGACATAAAACCAGACAACCTTCTTCTGGACAGCAAG ggCCACGTGAAACTCTCAGATTTTGGTCTGTGTACTGGACTAAAGAAAGCCCACAGAACAGAATTTTATAGAAACTTGAACCATAGTCTTCCTAGTGACTTCA CTTTCCAGAACATGAATtccaaaaggaaagcagagacttGGAAGAGAAATAGACGGCAGTTG GCTTTTTCTACGGTGGGTACTCCGGATTACATTGCCCCTGAAGTTTTCATGCAGACCGGATACAACAAGCTTTGTGACTGGTGGTCACTTGGGGTCATCATGTACGAGATGTTGATCG gttATCCACCATTCTGTTCTGAGACTCCTCAGGAAACATATAAGAAAGTAATGAATTGGAAAGAGACTCTGACATTTCCTCCAGAAGTCCCAATATCTGATAAAGCAAAGGATCTTATTTTAAG ATTTTGCTGTGAATGGGAGCACAGAATTGGTGCATCTGGTGTGGAGGAAATAAAGAGTAACCCATTCTTTGAAGGGGTTGATTGGGAGCATATCAG AGAGAGACCTGCTGCAATTTCAATAGAAATTAAAAGCATTGATGATACCTCAAACTTTGATGAATTTCCAGAATCTGATATCCTTAAACCAACAG TGGCAACAAGCAACCATCCGGAGACTGACTACAAGAACAAAGACTGGGTTTTTATCAATTACACCTACAAGCGTTTTGAAGGTCTGACTGCCCGAGGAGCAATACCATCCTATATGAAAGCAGGAAAGTAA
- the STK38 gene encoding serine/threonine-protein kinase 38 isoform X1, which yields MRTAVAVPGVLVPSGSPSVRGAAVAARGLRSPRSRPVSPLPPPSAPSRLSAAASPGLAAPGPRRRLRLLAAPLPGGSAMAMTGPTPCSSMSNHTKERVTMTKVTLENFYSNLIAQHEEREMRQKKLEQMMEEEGLKDEEKRIRRSAHAQKETEFLRLKRTRLGLEDFESLKVIGRGAFGEVRLVQKKDTGHVYAMKILRKADMLEKEQVGHIRAERDILVEADSLWVVKMFYSFQDKLNLYLIMEFLPGGDMMTLLMKKDTLTEEETQFYIAETVLAIDSIHQLGFIHRDIKPDNLLLDSKGHVKLSDFGLCTGLKKAHRTEFYRNLNHSLPSDFTFQNMNSKRKAETWKRNRRQLAFSTVGTPDYIAPEVFMQTGYNKLCDWWSLGVIMYEMLIGYPPFCSETPQETYKKVMNWKETLTFPPEVPISDKAKDLILRFCCEWEHRIGASGVEEIKSNPFFEGVDWEHIRERPAAISIEIKSIDDTSNFDEFPESDILKPTVATSNHPETDYKNKDWVFINYTYKRFEGLTARGAIPSYMKAGK from the exons ATGCGCACTGCTGTAGCGGTCCCTGGGGTGCTTGTCCCGTCCGGGTCGCCGTCGGTGCGGGGGGCGGCGGTAGCGGCGCGGGGGCTCCGGTCGCCCCGGTCCCGTCccgtctcccccctcccccccccttcagcTCCGTCTCGCCTCTCCGCAGCCGCTTCGCCTGGCTTGGCGGCGCCGGGACCCCGCCGTCGCCTTCGGCTCCTCGCCGCCCCCCTCCCGGGGGGCTCCG CCATGGCAATGACAGGCCCAACACCATGCTCATCCATGAGTAATCACACCAAGGAGCGAGTTACAATGACAAAGGTGACATTAGAAAACTTCTACAGCAATCTCATCGCACAGCATGAAGAACGAGAGATGAG ACAAAAGAAGCTAGAGCAAATGATGGAAGAAGAAGGCTTGAAAGATGAAGAG AAAAGAATCAGGAGGTCAGCACATGCACAAAAGGAAACAGAGTTTCTTCGCCTAAAGAGAACAAGGCTTGGTTTGGAAGACTTTGAGTCTTTAAAAGTAATAGGCAGAGGGGCTTTTGGAGAG GTGCGACTTGTCCAGAAGAAAGATACGGGGCATGTTTATGCAATGAAAATACTACGTAAAGCTGATATGCTTGAAAAAGAGCAG GTTGGCCATATTCGTGCGGAGCGGGACATTCTAGTGGAGGCAGACAGTTTGTGGGTTGTGAAAATGTTCTATAGTTTTCAGGACAAGCTAAACCTCTACCTTATCATGGAGTTCCTGCCTGGAG GTGATATGATGACACTGTTGATGAAAAAAGACACTCTAACAGAAGAAGAGACACAGTTCTACATAGCTGAGACTGTGCTAGCCATTGATTCTATTCATCAGCTGGGTTTTATCCATCGGGACATAAAACCAGACAACCTTCTTCTGGACAGCAAG ggCCACGTGAAACTCTCAGATTTTGGTCTGTGTACTGGACTAAAGAAAGCCCACAGAACAGAATTTTATAGAAACTTGAACCATAGTCTTCCTAGTGACTTCA CTTTCCAGAACATGAATtccaaaaggaaagcagagacttGGAAGAGAAATAGACGGCAGTTG GCTTTTTCTACGGTGGGTACTCCGGATTACATTGCCCCTGAAGTTTTCATGCAGACCGGATACAACAAGCTTTGTGACTGGTGGTCACTTGGGGTCATCATGTACGAGATGTTGATCG gttATCCACCATTCTGTTCTGAGACTCCTCAGGAAACATATAAGAAAGTAATGAATTGGAAAGAGACTCTGACATTTCCTCCAGAAGTCCCAATATCTGATAAAGCAAAGGATCTTATTTTAAG ATTTTGCTGTGAATGGGAGCACAGAATTGGTGCATCTGGTGTGGAGGAAATAAAGAGTAACCCATTCTTTGAAGGGGTTGATTGGGAGCATATCAG AGAGAGACCTGCTGCAATTTCAATAGAAATTAAAAGCATTGATGATACCTCAAACTTTGATGAATTTCCAGAATCTGATATCCTTAAACCAACAG TGGCAACAAGCAACCATCCGGAGACTGACTACAAGAACAAAGACTGGGTTTTTATCAATTACACCTACAAGCGTTTTGAAGGTCTGACTGCCCGAGGAGCAATACCATCCTATATGAAAGCAGGAAAGTAA
- the LOC126052250 gene encoding parathyroid hormone 4-like, with protein sequence MFLPQRSLQMITFLAILFFACFATCQDTETKRAVTEHQLMHDKGKAFQGLKRLMWLHNALGSVHTASSRDISLSNAMWDSQKSQDPSDLYNSISRDETSSLMKQLLELTEKEQGFPPLKQLDLLQYMKTPKSNWNPEDLFDLLQIKELGSKRNPSTQPQNYSH encoded by the exons atgttcCTGCCCCAGAGATCTCTGCAGATGATTACATTTTTGgcaattcttttttttgcctgttttgcaaCGTGCCAAGACACTGAAAC TAAAAGAGCAGTGACGGAGCATCAGCTCATGCATGACAAAGGGAAGGCATTTCAAGGGCTGAAGCGCCTGATGTGGCTCCACAATGCCCTAGGTAGCGTGcacacagccagcagcagggatATTTCGCTTTCGAATGCCATGTGGGATTCGCAGAAGAGCCAAGATCCCTCAGATCTCTACAACAGCATCAGCAGAGACGAGACTTCAAGCCTGAtgaagcagctgctggagctgacaGAAAAAGAGCAGGGCTTCCCCCCGTTGAAGCAGCTGGATTTGCTGCAGTACATGAAGACCCCAAAGAGTAACTGGAACCCAGAAGACCTTTTCGACCTCCTTCAAATCAAAGAGCTGGGGAGCAAGAGAAATCCTAGCACCCAGCCACAGAACTATTCCCACTAG